Proteins encoded within one genomic window of Bombina bombina isolate aBomBom1 chromosome 1, aBomBom1.pri, whole genome shotgun sequence:
- the LOC128645701 gene encoding annexin A7: MWNPNQGTPYGQPAYPAPGCPPPSGTYPGQFPPGTQPYPGYPGSTQPPHTGYPGGYPGGYPGGYPAPCPPGPHGQHGHHGQHGHHGQHGHGAPPGYPQYPAGYPPGCVPPGGHHGKLKKNKHGHKHGHGHGHGKHGSSSSSDSD; the protein is encoded by the exons ATGTGGAATCCAAACCAAG GAACCCCCTATGGGCAACCCGCTTATCCAGCCCCAGGTTGTCCCCCTCCCTCAGGCACCTACCCTGGGCAGTTTCCCCCTGGCACGCAACCATACCCAGGTTATCCAGGCTCTACTCAACCACCTCATACCGGATACCCAGGGGGATACCCAGGGGGATATCCAGGGGGATACCCTGCTCCCTGCCCTCCAGGACCCCATGGACAACATGGTCACCATGGTCAACATGGACACCATGGTCAACATGGACATGGAGCTCCCCCAGGCTACCCTCAGTACCCTGCTGGATATCCACCTGGCTGTGTTCCCCCAGGAGGACATCATGGAAAGCTCAAGAAGAATAAACATGGGCATAAACACGGGCATGGACATGGACATGGAAAG